One Salminus brasiliensis chromosome 5, fSalBra1.hap2, whole genome shotgun sequence DNA segment encodes these proteins:
- the pomgnt2 gene encoding protein O-linked-mannose beta-1,4-N-acetylglucosaminyltransferase 2: MRALGCRMNLPAVLNGLLVSVVAALLWKYVRLSEHMTQLEEELHLTRQSQELSQVRIDYHAALLALQEQGTRMVCSGKMHTDRICRFDYLCYCTEAEEFVFFHSNASVMLPNLGPRRFQPALLDLSSVEDHNTQYFNFLELPAAALKYMPKPVFVPDVTLILNRFNPDNLMHIFHDDLLPIFYTMRQYSDLDDEARLVFMEGWGEGAHFDLYRLLSSKQPLLKDQLRNFGKLMCFTKSYVGLSKMTTWYQYGFVQPQGPKANILVSGNEIRQFASFMMERLNITKDQRSENDDDDYIVVFSRASNRLILNEAELILALAQEFKMRTVTVSLDEQTFDSIVQVISGASMLVSMHGAQLITSMFLPRGAAVIELFPYAVNPEQYSPYKTLASLPGMDLQYVAWRNNIEENSVAYPDRPWDQGGITHLEKEEQERILASKEVPRHLCCRNPEWLFRIYQDTIVDIPSFLEVLKEGLKVKPNLKKSKPASTVHPGRVREPKCQTSVQATNEAKLAVSWQIPWNLKYLKVREVKYEVWIQEQGENTYMPYILPHQNYTFSENIKPFTTYLVWVRCIFNKNLLGPFADVLICKT; encoded by the coding sequence ATGCGTGCTTTAGGCTGTAGAATGAACCTGCCAGCTGTGCTGAACGGCCTGCTGGTGTCGGTGGTGGCGGCACTGCTATGGAAGTACGTTCGACTAAGCGAGCACATGACCCaactggaggaggagctgcatCTCACGCGGCAGTCCCAGGAGCTCTCGCAGGTACGCATCGATTACCATGCTGCCCTGCTGGCACTGCAAGAACAGGGCACGAGAATGGTCTGCTCAGGCAAGATGCACACTGACCGCATCTGCCGCTTTGACTATCTTTGCTACTGTACCGAGGCTGAGGAGTTTGTCTTCTTCCACAGCAATGCCTCGGTTATGCTCCCCAATTTAGGCCCTCGTCGTTTCCAGCCAGCCCTGCTGGACTTGTCCTCTGTCGAGGACCATAATACTCAGTATTTTAATTTCTTGGAATTACCTGCAGCTGCACTGAAATACATGCCGAAACCTGTGTTTGTGCCAGACGTCACCCTCATCCTCAATCGCTTCAACCCTGATAATCTAATGCACATCTTCCACGATGACCTTCTACCTATATTCTACACCATGCGGCAGTACTCAGACTTGGATGATGAAGCCAGGCTTGTCTTCATGGAAGGCTGGGGAGAGGGGGCCCATTTTGACCTCTACCGTCTGCTTAGCAGCAAGCAACCATTGCTTAAGGACCAGTTACGGAACTTTGGCAAGCTCATGTGTTTCACCAAATCTTACGTGGGATTGTCAAAGATGACCACTTGGTATCAGTATGGCTTTGTGCAGCCTCAAGGTCCCAAGGCCAACATTCTGGTGTCAGGGAACGAGATCCGGCAGTTTGCCTCGTTCATGATGGAAAGGCTGAATATCACAAAAGATCAGAGGtctgagaatgatgatgatgattacaTTGTCGTTTTTAGTCGTGCTTCTAACAGATTAATACTTAATGAGGCAGAGCTGATTCTAGCTTTGGCTCAAGAGTTCAAGATGAGGACAGTCACCGTGTCCTTGGACGAGCAGACATTCGATAGCATAGTCCAGGTCATCAGTGGGGCATCCATGTTGGTCAGCATGCACGGAGCCCAGCTGATCACCTCCATGTTTCTGCCTCGAGGAGCTGCTGTGATAGAACTCTTCCCATATGCGGTCAACCCAGAGCAGTACTCTCCATACAAAACCCTGGCCTCCTTGCCTGGAATGGATCTCCAGTATGTGGCATGGAGAAACAACATTGAGGAGAATTCCGTGGCCTATCCTGACCGCCCTTGGGATCAGGGAGGCATCACACACTTGGAGAAAGAGGAGCAGGAACGGATCCTAGCTAGCAAGGAGGTACCGAGACACCTCTGCTGCCGCAACCCTGAATGGCTTTTCCGGATTTATCAAGACACCATTGTGGACATTCCTTCCTTTTTGGAAGTCCTTAAAGAAGGTCTCAAAGTTAAGCCTAATCTGAAAAAGTCAAAGCCTGCCAGCACAGTACATCCCGGTCGAGTCAGAGAACCCAAGTGTCAGACATCGGTGCAAGCTACCAACGAGGCAAAGCTTGCTGTGTCATGGCAGATCCCTTGGAACCTCAAGTACCTGAAGGTGAGGGAGGTCAAATATGAAGTGTGGATCCAAGAGCAGGGGGAGAACACATACATGCCTTACATTCTCCCTCATCAAAACTATACCTTCTCAGAGAACATTAAGCCCTTTACCACATATCTAGTATGGGTGCGTTGCATCTTTAACAAGAACCTTTTGGGACCGTTTGCAGATGTTCTTATATGTAAAACCTGA